In Halorientalis sp. LT38, a genomic segment contains:
- a CDS encoding M48 family metallopeptidase has translation MGRLGLRALMAAVGLALLAGYALAAWLVYAALVWFWASRPPLSTTILFVAVTTLVLGYCSYQFGTRQLLAGIDATEIPRRRAPDLYRRADRLVDGMRIEAPRLLVADLSVPNALSIGSRTGGVVVLDRSLFRLLSPAELEAILAHEFAHLENRDGLVQTLSYSTLRTVVGLVTLVLSPALLFLTGLARATAWIRGHPNRWADGTVGRFRLLIGNGIVVVLFALTLAVRAHSRRRELAADDRAVSVTGDPLALARALAKLDRVREPDWGLLSSLYTLGDETGPLGRALSTHPAIDERIERLREHARTSPAGRR, from the coding sequence ATGGGTCGACTGGGACTGCGCGCGCTCATGGCCGCCGTCGGCCTCGCGCTGCTTGCGGGCTACGCCCTGGCGGCCTGGCTGGTCTACGCCGCGCTCGTCTGGTTCTGGGCGAGCCGACCGCCGCTGTCGACCACGATCCTGTTCGTCGCCGTCACGACGCTCGTGCTCGGGTACTGCAGCTACCAGTTCGGGACGCGCCAGTTGCTCGCCGGCATCGACGCCACCGAGATTCCGCGCCGGCGAGCGCCGGACCTCTACCGCCGCGCCGACCGGCTGGTCGATGGGATGCGGATCGAGGCCCCCCGCCTGCTCGTCGCTGACCTGTCGGTCCCCAACGCCCTCTCCATCGGCAGCCGGACGGGTGGCGTAGTGGTGCTCGACCGCTCGTTGTTCCGCCTGCTCTCGCCCGCCGAACTGGAAGCGATCCTCGCCCACGAGTTCGCTCACCTGGAGAATCGGGACGGACTGGTCCAGACGCTGTCCTACAGCACCCTGCGGACGGTCGTCGGCCTCGTGACCCTCGTGCTGTCGCCGGCGCTGCTCTTTCTGACCGGACTGGCCCGGGCGACGGCGTGGATCCGCGGCCACCCGAACCGCTGGGCCGACGGCACCGTCGGCCGGTTTCGGCTGCTGATCGGCAACGGGATCGTCGTCGTCCTCTTCGCGCTCACGCTCGCGGTGCGTGCTCACTCGCGCCGGCGGGAACTGGCCGCGGACGACCGCGCCGTCTCGGTGACCGGGGACCCGCTGGCGCTGGCCCGCGCGCTGGCGAAACTCGACCGCGTCCGCGAACCGGACTGGGGACTCCTCTCGTCGCTCTACACGCTCGGCGACGAGACCGGGCCGCTCGGCCGCGCGCTCTCGACGCACCCGGCCATCGACGAACGGATCGAGCGCCTCCGCGAGCACGCGAGGACGAGCCCCGCGGGTCGACGCTGA
- a CDS encoding DUF7120 family protein, producing the protein MPTVEVSLPQDVHAQFERVVDEEFVTEEEAVEELLSAGLDAYTRDVSSDDRGATDVADEYADDMWDTAEDPAGAGPDEEFL; encoded by the coding sequence GTGCCGACCGTCGAAGTCTCCCTTCCACAGGACGTGCACGCGCAGTTCGAACGGGTAGTCGACGAGGAGTTCGTCACCGAGGAGGAGGCCGTCGAGGAGTTGCTCTCGGCCGGGCTGGACGCCTACACTCGCGACGTGTCGAGCGACGACCGCGGCGCGACGGACGTGGCCGACGAGTACGCAGACGACATGTGGGACACCGCCGAGGACCCGGCCGGCGCCGGGCCGGACGAAGAGTTCCTCTAG
- a CDS encoding Lrp/AsnC family transcriptional regulator yields the protein MVVAYVMVKAHTGDADRIRDDISAVDGVVECSIVAGDVDFIAKVEVDSPAAVKDVAATGIQAIDGVENTQTYIAMD from the coding sequence GTGGTCGTCGCATACGTCATGGTCAAGGCCCACACCGGCGACGCCGACCGCATCCGCGACGACATCAGTGCGGTCGACGGCGTCGTCGAGTGCTCCATCGTCGCCGGCGACGTCGACTTCATCGCCAAGGTCGAGGTCGACTCCCCCGCCGCGGTCAAGGACGTCGCGGCCACGGGCATCCAGGCCATCGACGGCGTCGAGAACACCCAGACCTACATCGCGATGGACTAA
- a CDS encoding potassium channel family protein: MRFVIVGAGRVGLRTARVLQESGHEVVVVESHPPAVERARKEGFDVIEGDGSTEAVLAKADLANADALGALSGDLNDNFIACLIAKHHGCRTVLRIDEDYREDIYRKYASEVDEVIYPERLGAIAAKNALLGGSIRAVADIARNLQMLELTVTDDAPMRGYTLSELELPAKSRVLAFGKQDESYGLPDADASLEAGDRLVVLADFGVLDDVRQIVVGDSGGRATAAGGV; this comes from the coding sequence ATGAGATTCGTTATCGTGGGTGCCGGTCGCGTCGGCCTCCGGACCGCCCGCGTCTTGCAGGAGAGCGGCCACGAGGTCGTCGTCGTGGAGTCCCATCCGCCGGCGGTCGAGCGAGCACGCAAAGAGGGATTCGACGTCATCGAGGGCGACGGCTCGACCGAGGCGGTCCTCGCGAAGGCCGACCTCGCGAACGCGGACGCGCTGGGCGCGCTGTCGGGCGACCTGAACGACAACTTCATCGCCTGCCTGATCGCCAAACACCACGGCTGTCGAACGGTATTGCGAATCGACGAGGACTACCGCGAGGACATCTACCGGAAGTACGCCTCCGAGGTCGACGAGGTGATCTACCCCGAGCGGCTGGGCGCCATCGCCGCCAAGAACGCCCTGCTGGGCGGGTCGATCCGCGCGGTCGCCGACATCGCGCGCAACCTCCAGATGCTCGAGTTGACCGTGACCGACGACGCCCCGATGCGTGGCTACACCCTGAGCGAACTCGAACTGCCGGCCAAGTCCCGCGTGCTCGCGTTCGGCAAGCAGGACGAGTCCTACGGGCTCCCCGACGCCGACGCCTCGCTGGAGGCGGGCGACCGCCTGGTCGTCCTCGCCGACTTCGGCGTGCTGGACGACGTGCGACAGATCGTGGTCGGTGACAGTGGGGGTCGCGCCACCGCCGCCGGAGGTGTCTGA
- a CDS encoding Lrp/AsnC ligand binding domain-containing protein gives MVRAYIMVKTAAGKSQGLLEATRSLSGVEEAHIVAGKYDVIIEARGDEVYDVMHSVATDVRELDGVADTRTYICLE, from the coding sequence ATGGTCCGGGCCTACATCATGGTCAAGACGGCGGCGGGCAAATCCCAGGGGCTCCTGGAGGCGACGCGGTCGCTGTCGGGGGTCGAGGAGGCGCACATCGTCGCCGGGAAGTACGACGTCATCATCGAGGCCCGGGGCGACGAGGTCTACGACGTGATGCACTCGGTCGCGACGGACGTCCGGGAACTCGACGGCGTCGCGGACACGCGAACCTACATCTGTCTCGAGTAG
- the tmk gene encoding dTMP kinase, with protein sequence MLVTLEGIDGSGKTTVWEALRGELDDPVTFTREPTDSWYGEAVGRSIRDDDADPLAELFLYTADHADHLSRVVRPALEEGDLVVSDRYSDSRYAYQGATLSEHLDDALAYVQRIHEPFTRAPNATLYFDVPPETGAERSGATNKFETADYLAAVRENYERLIAAEPDRFVRIDATQSPDAVRERAVDAIHRLRD encoded by the coding sequence ATGCTCGTCACGCTGGAGGGGATCGACGGCAGCGGGAAGACGACCGTCTGGGAGGCGTTACGTGGTGAACTCGACGACCCGGTCACCTTCACGCGCGAGCCGACCGACTCCTGGTACGGCGAGGCCGTCGGCCGCTCGATCCGGGACGACGACGCCGACCCGCTCGCGGAACTGTTCCTCTACACCGCCGACCACGCCGACCACCTCTCGCGGGTCGTCCGCCCGGCGCTCGAAGAGGGCGACCTCGTCGTCTCCGACCGCTACTCCGACTCGCGGTACGCCTATCAGGGCGCGACGCTGTCCGAGCACCTCGACGACGCGCTGGCGTACGTCCAGCGGATCCACGAGCCGTTCACGCGGGCGCCCAACGCGACCCTGTACTTCGACGTGCCGCCCGAGACGGGTGCCGAGCGCAGCGGCGCCACCAACAAGTTCGAGACCGCGGACTACCTCGCTGCGGTCCGCGAGAACTACGAGCGCCTGATCGCGGCCGAACCCGACCGGTTCGTCCGCATCGACGCGACGCAGTCGCCCGACGCGGTGCGAGAGCGCGCCGTCGATGCGATCCACCGGCTTCGCGATTAG
- a CDS encoding complex I NDUFA9 subunit family protein, which produces MNVLVVGGSGFIGTNLSETLTERGHEVTILSREPEREPLPAGVETARGDVTAYDSIEGAFAEQDAVVYLVALSPLFKPKGGNDQHFAVHTEGARNVVRAAEEHGVDRLVHMSALGADPNGPTAYIRAKGEAEDVVTSSELDWVIFRPSVVFGEGGEFVSFTKKLTPPGVAPLPGGGKKTNFQPIWVGDLVPMLAAAAEDDEHVGETYEIGGPEVLTLRDIAKMVRGSVIVPVPMGLAGVGMKLGGAIPGFPMGGDQYRSLQFDNTTSDNDVAAFGVDPADMTRLSEYLDRTT; this is translated from the coding sequence ATGAACGTACTCGTCGTCGGCGGCAGTGGCTTCATCGGGACGAACCTAAGCGAGACGTTGACGGAGCGAGGCCACGAGGTCACGATTCTGTCGCGGGAGCCGGAGCGCGAACCCCTTCCGGCCGGCGTCGAGACCGCCCGCGGCGACGTGACGGCCTACGACTCCATCGAGGGCGCCTTCGCGGAGCAGGACGCGGTGGTGTACCTGGTCGCGCTCTCGCCGCTGTTCAAGCCCAAGGGCGGCAACGACCAGCACTTCGCCGTCCACACCGAGGGCGCGCGCAACGTGGTTCGGGCGGCCGAGGAACACGGCGTCGACAGACTGGTTCATATGAGCGCGCTGGGCGCCGATCCGAACGGGCCGACGGCCTACATCCGCGCGAAGGGGGAGGCCGAGGACGTGGTCACGAGCTCCGAGCTGGACTGGGTGATCTTCCGCCCCTCGGTCGTGTTCGGCGAGGGCGGCGAGTTCGTCTCCTTCACGAAGAAGCTCACGCCGCCCGGCGTCGCGCCGCTGCCCGGCGGCGGCAAGAAGACCAACTTCCAGCCGATCTGGGTCGGCGACCTCGTGCCGATGCTCGCAGCCGCGGCCGAAGACGACGAGCACGTCGGGGAGACCTACGAGATCGGCGGGCCCGAGGTCCTGACGCTCCGGGACATCGCCAAGATGGTCCGGGGGAGCGTCATCGTCCCGGTGCCGATGGGGCTGGCTGGCGTCGGCATGAAACTCGGGGGCGCGATCCCGGGCTTCCCGATGGGGGGCGACCAGTACCGATCGCTCCAGTTCGACAACACGACGAGCGACAACGACGTCGCGGCCTTCGGTGTCGACCCCGCCGACATGACCCGACTCTCGGAATACCTCGATCGAACGACGTAA
- a CDS encoding tubulin/FtsZ family protein, translating into MKLAMIGFGQAGGKIVDKFLEYDERTGSGIVRSAVAVNTAKADLLGLERVPKDNRVLIGQARVKGHGVGADNELGAEIAEEDIDEIQGAIDNIPVHEVDAFLIVAGLGGGTGSGGSPVLAKHLKRIYTEPVYGLGVLPGGDEGGIYTLNAARSFQTFVREVDNLLVFDNDAWRKSGESVEGGYAEINDEIVKRFGILFGAGEVQPGQEVGESVVDSSEIINTLAGGGVSTVGYAAEEVEPGEDSGGLLSRFKGDDGDDGMDTANTTNRITSLVRKAALGRLTLPCEIDGAERALLVLSGPPKHLNRKGIERGRKWLEEQTGSMEVRGGDYPVPESGYVASVILLSGVHNVPRIKELQQVAIEAQDNIDEIRQESKANLEELVEDDDDELDPLF; encoded by the coding sequence ATGAAACTCGCGATGATCGGTTTCGGCCAGGCGGGCGGGAAAATCGTCGACAAGTTCCTGGAGTACGACGAGCGAACCGGGAGCGGGATCGTCCGTTCCGCGGTCGCCGTCAACACCGCTAAAGCCGACTTACTTGGACTGGAGCGCGTACCGAAAGACAACCGGGTGCTAATCGGACAGGCCCGGGTGAAAGGACACGGCGTCGGCGCCGACAACGAACTCGGCGCCGAGATCGCGGAGGAAGACATCGACGAGATTCAGGGTGCGATCGACAACATCCCTGTCCACGAGGTCGACGCCTTCCTCATCGTCGCCGGACTCGGTGGCGGTACCGGGTCGGGCGGGTCGCCGGTCCTGGCCAAACATCTCAAACGTATCTACACGGAACCCGTCTACGGGCTGGGCGTGCTGCCCGGCGGGGACGAGGGCGGTATCTACACCCTGAACGCCGCCCGATCCTTCCAGACGTTCGTGCGCGAGGTCGACAACCTCCTCGTGTTCGACAACGACGCCTGGCGGAAATCCGGCGAATCGGTCGAGGGCGGCTACGCCGAGATCAACGACGAGATCGTCAAGCGATTCGGCATCCTCTTCGGCGCCGGCGAGGTCCAGCCCGGCCAGGAGGTCGGGGAGAGCGTCGTCGACTCCAGCGAGATCATCAACACGCTCGCGGGCGGCGGCGTGTCGACGGTCGGCTACGCCGCCGAGGAGGTCGAACCCGGGGAGGACTCCGGCGGCCTCCTCTCGCGGTTCAAGGGCGACGACGGCGACGACGGGATGGACACCGCCAACACCACGAACCGCATCACGAGTCTCGTCCGGAAGGCGGCGCTGGGCCGCCTGACCCTGCCCTGCGAGATCGACGGCGCCGAGCGGGCGCTGCTCGTGCTGAGCGGTCCGCCGAAACACCTCAACCGGAAAGGCATCGAGCGCGGGCGGAAGTGGCTCGAAGAGCAGACCGGGAGCATGGAGGTCCGCGGCGGCGACTACCCCGTCCCCGAGTCGGGCTACGTCGCGAGCGTCATCCTGCTATCGGGCGTCCACAACGTCCCGCGCATCAAGGAGCTCCAGCAGGTGGCCATCGAGGCACAGGACAACATCGACGAGATCCGGCAGGAAAGCAAAGCGAATTTAGAGGAGTTAGTCGAGGACGATGATGATGAACTGGATCCGCTCTTCTAA
- the cofC gene encoding 2-phospho-L-lactate guanylyltransferase, whose product MDVVVPFAATEPKTRLADALAASERESFARAMCSDVLSAVRESGHQPRVLATADVAFDAPVSVDDRPLSDAVNAVFEEAFEADPDRDGVAVVMADLALATPEALDRLFSAEGDVVLAPGRGGGTNAIVTRHPEFRVDYHGASIRDHRRAAREVGAEVTEVDSFRLATDVDEPADLVEVMLHGTGAAREWLLDAGFEIETTDGRATLPRSQE is encoded by the coding sequence ATGGACGTCGTTGTCCCGTTCGCCGCAACCGAGCCGAAGACGCGGCTCGCGGACGCGCTCGCCGCATCCGAACGCGAGTCCTTCGCCCGCGCGATGTGTTCCGACGTGCTCTCGGCCGTCCGCGAGAGCGGTCACCAGCCGCGCGTTCTCGCCACGGCCGACGTCGCGTTCGACGCCCCCGTCTCCGTCGACGACCGCCCGCTCTCCGACGCGGTCAACGCCGTCTTCGAGGAGGCGTTCGAGGCGGACCCGGACCGCGACGGCGTCGCCGTCGTCATGGCCGACCTCGCGCTGGCGACCCCCGAAGCGCTCGACCGACTGTTCTCGGCCGAGGGCGACGTCGTGCTGGCCCCGGGTCGGGGCGGGGGGACGAACGCGATCGTCACCCGCCACCCCGAGTTCCGCGTCGACTACCACGGGGCCTCGATCCGCGACCACCGCCGGGCGGCCCGTGAGGTCGGCGCCGAGGTGACCGAAGTCGACAGCTTCCGGCTGGCGACCGACGTCGACGAACCGGCGGACCTCGTCGAAGTGATGCTCCACGGAACCGGGGCTGCGCGCGAGTGGCTCCTCGACGCCGGCTTCGAGATCGAGACGACCGACGGCCGTGCCACCCTGCCGCGCTCCCAAGAGTGA
- the cofG gene encoding 7,8-didemethyl-8-hydroxy-5-deazariboflavin synthase subunit CofG, protein MIPGAEAYGVDVEIAADQIERLLDVTPADVEPADSLSFCRNVFVPLTTACRYTCTYCTYYDPPGRATLMSPEEIRETVRRGADAGCTEALFTFGDDPDDRYTEIHDQLDEWGHDSIHEYLREACEIALEEGLLPHSNPGDQTREQMAEVADLNASMGVMLETTAEVQAHGGPRAKNPGQRLRTIRTAGELGVPFTTGILLGIGEGWRDRAESLLAIRAMHERYGHVQEVIVQPVVENERWRDGTVGVDALRRTVAMARHCLPEDVSVQVPPNLAPAREVVDCGIDDLGGVSPVTVDHVNPDYEWPGLDELRAVADHAGVPLRERLPVYDRYATDEWLSAPIAAAIDAPNAAGERYRRVLGDGVRNAAAE, encoded by the coding sequence GTGATTCCAGGGGCCGAGGCGTACGGTGTCGACGTCGAGATCGCGGCCGACCAGATCGAGCGACTGCTCGACGTGACCCCGGCCGACGTCGAGCCGGCCGACTCCCTTTCGTTCTGCCGGAACGTCTTCGTCCCGCTGACGACGGCCTGCCGGTACACCTGCACGTACTGCACCTACTACGATCCGCCGGGGCGAGCCACGCTCATGAGCCCCGAGGAGATCCGCGAGACGGTCCGGCGCGGCGCCGACGCCGGCTGTACGGAGGCGCTCTTTACCTTCGGCGACGACCCCGACGATCGGTACACCGAGATCCACGACCAGCTCGACGAGTGGGGCCACGACTCCATCCACGAGTACCTCCGGGAGGCCTGTGAGATCGCGCTCGAGGAGGGGCTGCTCCCCCACTCGAACCCGGGCGACCAGACCCGCGAGCAGATGGCCGAGGTCGCGGACCTGAACGCCTCGATGGGCGTCATGCTGGAGACGACGGCCGAGGTCCAGGCCCACGGCGGCCCGCGGGCGAAGAACCCGGGCCAGCGCCTCCGGACGATCCGGACGGCGGGCGAACTCGGCGTGCCGTTCACGACCGGCATCCTGCTCGGGATCGGCGAGGGCTGGCGCGACCGCGCGGAGTCGCTTTTGGCCATCCGCGCGATGCACGAGCGCTACGGTCACGTCCAGGAGGTGATCGTCCAGCCGGTGGTCGAGAACGAGCGCTGGCGCGACGGCACCGTCGGCGTCGACGCGCTCCGGCGGACGGTCGCGATGGCCCGCCACTGCCTGCCCGAGGACGTGAGCGTCCAGGTGCCGCCGAACCTCGCGCCCGCGCGGGAGGTCGTGGACTGCGGCATCGACGACCTCGGGGGCGTCTCCCCGGTGACCGTCGATCACGTCAACCCCGACTACGAGTGGCCAGGGCTGGACGAACTCCGGGCGGTGGCCGACCACGCCGGCGTCCCGCTCCGCGAGCGACTGCCGGTGTACGACCGCTACGCGACCGACGAGTGGCTCTCGGCGCCGATCGCAGCGGCCATCGACGCCCCGAACGCAGCGGGCGAACGGTACCGGCGCGTGCTCGGCGACGGGGTCCGGAACGCCGCGGCGGAGTGA